Proteins from a single region of Fundulus heteroclitus isolate FHET01 chromosome 12, MU-UCD_Fhet_4.1, whole genome shotgun sequence:
- the znf366 gene encoding zinc finger protein 366: protein MEKDPVNFSPGGNPSQGDRLRQTPQRGFYLGPAPLYIRPPRFSSSSYPGMSPTIDPYGAFAPPAFFPVPGLGYFPKEGSPKRRRLLVKAGTRGGESPEREQEEAEESSSKKKLDVSRVPFSLPPRSLSSPSSRPIPGMIELSRLQLYNRSAGLSLPVQVKQEPPSPSSLWPTSPLLLHPPYFPPLAHAPFPYPVFMPGPVMHLPPSAFYPREDPRSGKAPRDDAPRSEPSNAEKAGLSVHVDDSYYVDVGGDQKRWKCRMCEKSYTSKYNLVTHILGHNGIKPHGCHLCGKLFKQLSHLHTHLLTHQGMRPHKCKVCHKAFTQTSHLKRHMMQHSDVKPYSCSVCGRGFAYPSELRAHEMKHEKGQENVCVECGLDFPTLAQLKRHLTVHRGPTSYKCTECQKTFQYPSQLQNHMMKHKDIRPYICSECGMEFIQSHHLKQHTLTHKGVKEHKCRICGREFTLLANMKRHVLIHTNIRAYQCHMCFKSFVQKQTLKAHMIVHSDIKPYKCKLCGKEFNRMHNLMGHMHLHSDSKPFKCLYCPSKFTLKGNLTRHMKVKHGVMDRGLDERLFRQRERLCLTTPMGLISHFSQEEPFDLSQKAPGLPGLRLSQSDGESIPGSSCQEEDEESLYRRSQYSPEVDQQEPPGVDHYIPDLKEGEDGRVDELRTGKTTKLKKYMESSDDESLEVGKKSQGQFGNTRHRLQSESLYGSDAEVDDQAYSIERGHTESCDYDSISEDEREQSKEPLDGDNQAMDVAEKN from the exons ATGGAGAAAGACCCCGTGAACTTCTCTCCAGGTGGAAATCCTTCTCAAGGCGACAGGCTGAGGCAAACCCCTCAGCGGGGCTTCTACTTGGGCCCGGCCCCGCTGTACATCAGGCCTCCCAGATTCTCTTCGTCCAGTTACCCCGGTATGTCGCCCACCATAGACCCCTACGGCGCTTTCGCCCCGCCTGCGTTCTTCCCCGTGCCCGGCCTCGGGTACTTTCCCAAAGAGGGATCCCCGAAACGGAGGAGGCTTCTCGTCAAAGCCGGCACCCGGGGAGGTGAGTCGCCGGAGAGAGAGCAAGAGGAGGCAGAAGAGAGCAGCAGTAAGAAGAAGTTGGACGTGTCCCGTGTCCCTTTCTCCCTCCCGCCTCGCTCCCTCTCCTCCCCGTCCTCCAGACCCATCCCTGGGATGATTGAGCTCAGCAGGCTGCAGCTTTACAACAGATCGGCAGGTCTGAGTCTACCTGTGCAGGTGAAGCAGGAGCCTCCCAGTCCTTCCTCACTCTGGCCTacctcccctctcctcctccaccctcCTTACTTCCCGCCTCTCGCACACGCTCCCTTCCCGTACCCCGTCTTCATGCCCGGGCCCGTCATGCACCTCCCGCCCAGTGCCTTCTACCCCCGAGAGGACCCCCGCTCCGGCAAGGCCCCCCGCGACGACGCCCCCAGGAGCGAGCCGAGCAACGCGGAGAAGGCCGGCCTCAGCGTCCACGTGGACGACAGCTACTACGTGGACGTCGGCGGCGATCAGAAGAGGTGGAAGTGCCGGATGTGCGAGAAGTCCTACACCTCCAAGTACAACCTGGTCACGCACATCCTGGGCCACAACGGGATCAAGCCGCACGGCTGTCACCTCTGCGGCAAGCTGTTCAAGCAGCTGAGCCACCTGCACACGCACCTCCTCACACACCAGGGCATGAGGCCCCACAAGTGCAAGGTGTGCCACAAGGCTTTCACCCAGACCAGCCACCTGAAGAGACACATGATGCAGCACAGCGACGTGAAGCCATACAG CTGCAGCGTGTGCGGAAGAGGCTTCGCTTATCCCAGCGAGCTTCGCGCCCACGAGATGAAGCACGAAAAAGGCCAGGAGAACGTGTGCGTGGAGTGCGGTCTGGACTTCCCCACCCTGGCCCAGCTAAAGCGACACCTGACAGTCCATCGCGGCCCCACCTCGTACAA GTGCACAGAGTGCCAGAAGACTTTCCAGTATCCGAGTCAGCTTCAGAACCATATGATGAAACACAAGGACATCAGGCCGTACATCTGCAGCGAATGTGGGATGGAGTTCATCCAGTCGCACCACCTGAAACAGCACACTCTCACTCACAAA GGGGTGAAGGAGCACAAGTGTCGCATCTGTGGCCGCGAGTTCACGCTGCTGGCCAACATGAAGCGGCACGTTCTCATCCACACCAACATACGGGCCTACCAGTGCCACATGTGCTTCAAGAGCTTCGTTCAAAAGCAGACGCTCAAGGCTCACATGATCGTCCACTCGGACATCAAGCCCTATAAATGCAAG CTTTGTGGGAAGGAATTTAACCGAATGCACAATCTAATGGGCCACATGCATCTTCACTCGGACAGCAAGCCCTTCAAATGCCTCTACTGCCCGAGCAAGTTCACTTTGAAGGGGAATCTCACCAGACACATGAAGGTCAAACACGGAGTCATGGACAGAGGGCTGGATGAAAGAT TGTTTCGTCAAAGAGAACGCCTGTGTTTGACCACGCCGATGGGCCTCATCTCCCACTTCAGTCAAGAGGAGCCATTTGACCTCTCCCAGAAAGCTCCAGGCTTACCCGGCCTCCGTCTCTCGCAGTCTGACGGCGAAAGCATCCCAGGAAGCTCCTGtcaggaggaggacgaggagagTCTGTACAGAAGGAGCCAGTACAGTCCAGAGGTGGACCAACAGGAGCCGCCGGGCGTGGACCACTACATTCCTGACCTGAAGGAGGGAGAGGATGGTCGAGTTGATGAACTCCGAACAGGAAAGACGACGAAACTAAAGAAGTATATGGAAAGTTCAGACGATGAATCTTTGGAAGTAGGGAAAAAATCACAAGGGCAATTTGGTAACACACGTCACCGCTTACAGTCAGAATCGTTGTACGGCTCTGACGCAGAGGTAGATGACCAGGCATACAGCATTGAAAGAGGCCACACAGAGTCATGTGACTATGACTCGATTTCAGAAGATGAGCGCGAGCAAAGCAAAGAGCCACTGGATGGTGATAATCAGGCCATGGATGTAGcagagaaaaactga